The DNA region GGCCGATGAAGCCGATATTGATCAGCAGGAAGGCGATGTTCGGATTGGTGATGACCTGCAGCAGCTCGAGCGCGAAGCCCGGCTCCACGCGCTCCACCTCGGCACCGGCGAGCGCAAGCACCAGCTCGCGGCCCTCCACCAGCGTCACGTTGCGCCCGTCGGCGGCCTCGAGCAGGGCCTGCAGGCTCGGCGCGACGAGATCGGCGACGTTCATGTCCACCGCCTGTTCGGCGGTGAGGCTCACGCCCTCGCGCACGGCGCGCTCGGCCCAGTCGGCATTGCGTCCGCGCAGCTCGGCGAGTGCCCGGATCTGCGCGACGGAATCGTTGACCACCTTGTTGCGCATGGCCTGGGCGGAGGAAGGGGCGGGCTCCTCGGCGGGAGCGGCGTCGCCCTCGGCCGGGGCCGCCTCGTCGGACGGAGCGGGCTCGGCGGGCTCGGCGGGCGTGTCCGCGGGCAGTTCGGGCGGTTCGGAGGCCGGGCCGAATTCCACCGGGGTCGCCGCGCCGACCGTGGTGCCCGGCGCCATAGCGGCCAGGTGGCTCGCATAAAGGATATAGGCCCCGGCGCTCGTCGCGCGCGCGCCCTGGGGCGCGACATAGACGATGACGGGGACCTCGCTGGAGAGGATGGCGAGATTGATCTCGCGCATCGCGTCGACGAGCCCGCCGGGCGTGTCCATCTCGATGACGAGCGCGCGCGCCTCGCGCTCGGCCTCCTCGATCGCACCGGTGACGAAGGCCGCCGTCGCCGGCCCGATCGGCCCGGTCAGCGGCGCGACATGGACGGGTCGGGCGTCGGGGGCGGGCTCGGCGTCCTGCGCCACGGCGGAGAGGGCGAGCGCGAGCGTGCCGAGCGTGGCGAGGAGTGCTCCGAACGTTCGCAGCCCATGACGGAGTTGTCTCACCTGCACGCCTCCCTCTCGCTTCGGAGGGAATCTAGCGCACGGAAGCGGCGATCCCAATCACAATCGGCCAATGTCTCGGGGAAGGAAAATGGTGCCGCTAGAGTGAATTGAACACTCGACCTCTCCCTTACCAAGGGAACGCTCTACCCCTGAGCTATAGCGGCATGCCGGGGGCCGGGCGGGGCCGGCGCGGGCAGGACCGGGGCTATACCCCATCATGTTCGCCCCGCCAAGAGCGGGCTTGACGCCGATTGCAGGTGGCCGCATCTCACGTCCATGACCCAGCGCAAGGACAATCCCGGACCGCCGCGCGAAACGCAGTCGGAGCGTGAAAAGCGCCTGGCCGAGGCCTTGCGCGCCAACCTCAAACGCCGCAAAGCTGCGAAGAAACCCGATTAAGGCCCTTCCGCCGCCCGGTTTTCGCCCGATCGGCATCGATGCTCGGCGGTTCGGCGGGGCAAGGCGGGCCGGCACGAGGACAGTTTTCAGACCATGGACCGCATTCGCATTCGCGGCGGCAAGCCGCTTTCCGGCGAAATCCGCATTTCCGGCGCCAAGAACTCCGCCCTGAAGCTGATGGCGGCGAGCCTTCTCACCGACGAGCCGCTGATCCTGCGGAACATGCCGCGCCTGGCCGACACGCGCTTCATGGGCCAGCTGCTGGCCCATCTCGGCGTGCGCGTGGAGGAGCGCGACGGGGCGGTGCTGTTCCTGCACGGGCAAACCCTCTCCGAGCCGTTCGCGCCCTACGATCTGGTGCGCAAGATGCGTGCGACCTTCAACGTGCTCGGCCCGCTGGTGGCCCGGCTCGGCAAGGCGAAGGTCTCCCTGCCCGGCGGCTGCGCCATCGGCGCGCGCCCGGTCGATCTCCACCTGAAGGCGCTCGAGGCGCTAGGCGCCCGGATCGAGCTGGAGGAAGGCTATGTGCTCGCCTCCGCGCCCGACGGGCTGACCGGCGGGCAGATCAGCTTTCCCATGGTCTCGGTCGGGGCGACCGAGCACGCCATGCTCGCCGCGGTGCTCGCCAGGGGCGAGACGATCCTTGAGAACTGCGCGCGCGAGCCGGAGATTTCCGACCTCGCCGACTGCCTGAACGCCATGGGCGCGGACGTGACGGGCGCGGGCACGCCGACCATCGCGATCCGCGGCGTCGAACGCCTGTCCGGCGCGACCTGGAGCGTGGTTCCCGACCGCATCGAGACCGGTACCTACGCCATCGCCGCGGCGGCCACGGGCGGGCGCGTGACGCTGACCAACGTGGCCCCCCAGCACAACCGCGCGCTCTGGAGCGCGCTGAAGCAGGCCGGCGTCGGTGTCGAGACCGGCGAGGACACGGTGACCATCGCCCGGAACGGCACCCCGCTGTCCCCGGTGGACATCCAGACCGCGCCCTGGCCGGGATTCGCCACCGACCTGCAGGCCCAGTTCATGGCGCTGATGACGCTCGCGGAAGGAGCCTCGCTGATCCGCGAGACCATCTTCGAAAACCGCTTCATGCACGCCCCGGAACTTGCAAGACTGGGCGCGCGTATCGATGTTCACGGCAACGAGGCCGTGGTGCGCGGACCGGTGTCGCTGAAGGGCGCCCCCGTCATGGCGACCGATCTTCGCGCCTCGGTGAGCCTCGTCATCGCCGGGCTCGCCGCCTCGGGAGAAACGCTCGTGAACCGGGTCTATCATCTCGACCGCGGGTTCGAGCATCTGGAAGACAAGCTCTCGCGCTGCGGTGCCGACATCGTGCGCGAACGCGAACAGGAGACGCGATAGTGGCCGATGCAAAACCGCTGCGACTGAAGGCGGAAGACAGCGAGGACCTGAAGGTCGTCTCGGCCGCCCTGCAGGATGCGGTCGGCCAGCTCGGCGACTTCGTCTTCGATGCCAAGACGCGCACCTTCACCTTCGCGGTGAACCGCTTCCGCTGGGAGGCGCAGCCCTCGCGGCGCGGCGAACGGGTGCGCACGGCCGTCCAGGCCGGATCGGTGCTGGCGGCCAAGTCGCGCAATCTGAAGCTCGGCCAGCCCGACGCGGTGGTGGCGCTGCTGGCGCTGAGCTTCGAGCCCGGCGAGCAGGAGCCCGGGGGCCAGCTGATTCTCACCTTCTCCGGGGACGGCGAGCTGCGCCTGTCGGTGGAATGCATCGATCTCGTCATGGCCGATGTCTCCGAGCCCTGGCGGGCGCGGGTGAAACCCGGTCACCGCTTCGAGGAGGAAGAGGGACGGTGAGCGCGAACCACCACCTCGTCTCGGTCCATCTCGACATGACGAGCATCGGGCGCGGCGAGGAGACCGTCGAACACGAGCGCCGCGTGGCCATCGCCGACCTCCTGGAAGCCAACTCCTTCGCGCCGGCGGGGTCGCAGGCAGGACCCTACGAGCTGCGCCTGGCGATCGAGGACGAGCGCCTGGTCTTCGACATCAAGCGCGAGGACGGCGAGCCGGTGCGCGTCTTCGTGTTCTCGCTCGGGCCGCTGCGCCGGATCATCAAGGACTATTTCCTGATCTGCGAGAGCTATTACGCCGCGGTACGCGACGCGCCGCTCGCCCAGATCGAGGCGATCGACATGGGACGGCGCGGCGTCCACAACGAGGGTTCGGCGCTGCTCAAGGAACGGCTGGAGGGAAAGATCGAGGTCGATTTCGATACCGCGCGGCGCCTGTTCACCCTGATCTGCGCGCTGCACCGGAGGGGCGCGTGAGCGCGGCCCGCGGGCAGGGGCCCGCCGTCGTCTTCGTGTGCGGGCGCAACTCGGTGCGCTCGCCCATGGCGGAGGCGCTGTGGAAGAAGACGTTCGGACCGGACACGCCCTCCACCTCCTGCGGCGTCAGCCCGGCCGGCTATCCCGACGGCTTCATGGTCAGCGTGATGAGCGAGATCGGCATCGATCTGTCGCGCTTCGGCTGCCGCACGCTGGACGAGGTCGCGGACGCGCCCTGCGAGCTGGTCATCTGCCTCGCCGCCGAGGCCGAACCCGACGCGAAGGCGCTGGCGAGGGCGCGCGGGGCGCAGTATCAGCGCTGGCAGGTCTCCGACCCGGCGATGCAGGAGGGTCATCACGGCGAGCGCCTGGAGGCCTTCCGCATCTCGCGCGACGCCATCGCGGCGCGCATCGAGCGCTTCGCGCGCGAGCGCAGGGCCTGAGCCGCGGCGCTCGACGGACCGGGGGGAAAGCGACTATATAGCGCCCGACACCCGCGACCGGGAGCAATCCGGCGCGGTCGAACGTTTTGGAAAA from Marinicauda algicola includes:
- a CDS encoding NfeD family protein; the encoded protein is MRQLRHGLRTFGALLATLGTLALALSAVAQDAEPAPDARPVHVAPLTGPIGPATAAFVTGAIEEAEREARALVIEMDTPGGLVDAMREINLAILSSEVPVIVYVAPQGARATSAGAYILYASHLAAMAPGTTVGAATPVEFGPASEPPELPADTPAEPAEPAPSDEAAPAEGDAAPAEEPAPSSAQAMRNKVVNDSVAQIRALAELRGRNADWAERAVREGVSLTAEQAVDMNVADLVAPSLQALLEAADGRNVTLVEGRELVLALAGAEVERVEPGFALELLQVITNPNIAFLLINIGFIGLLASFYNGLEPVTLIAGLICLIVGFYALNTLPVNYAGAALIVLGLGLLIAELFVASAGVLAISGLAIFALGAVMLVDTEIDALQIDWRLIAGMTAALGALTFAAVSYGLAAQVRKPVSGRESLTGMEGDVLEWDGAEGFVHVDGERWHAVSKDALAAGDRIKVTGIEGLTLTVKKL
- the murA gene encoding UDP-N-acetylglucosamine 1-carboxyvinyltransferase, yielding MDRIRIRGGKPLSGEIRISGAKNSALKLMAASLLTDEPLILRNMPRLADTRFMGQLLAHLGVRVEERDGAVLFLHGQTLSEPFAPYDLVRKMRATFNVLGPLVARLGKAKVSLPGGCAIGARPVDLHLKALEALGARIELEEGYVLASAPDGLTGGQISFPMVSVGATEHAMLAAVLARGETILENCAREPEISDLADCLNAMGADVTGAGTPTIAIRGVERLSGATWSVVPDRIETGTYAIAAAATGGRVTLTNVAPQHNRALWSALKQAGVGVETGEDTVTIARNGTPLSPVDIQTAPWPGFATDLQAQFMALMTLAEGASLIRETIFENRFMHAPELARLGARIDVHGNEAVVRGPVSLKGAPVMATDLRASVSLVIAGLAASGETLVNRVYHLDRGFEHLEDKLSRCGADIVREREQETR
- a CDS encoding DUF2948 family protein — translated: MADAKPLRLKAEDSEDLKVVSAALQDAVGQLGDFVFDAKTRTFTFAVNRFRWEAQPSRRGERVRTAVQAGSVLAAKSRNLKLGQPDAVVALLALSFEPGEQEPGGQLILTFSGDGELRLSVECIDLVMADVSEPWRARVKPGHRFEEEEGR
- a CDS encoding UPF0262 family protein, translating into MTSIGRGEETVEHERRVAIADLLEANSFAPAGSQAGPYELRLAIEDERLVFDIKREDGEPVRVFVFSLGPLRRIIKDYFLICESYYAAVRDAPLAQIEAIDMGRRGVHNEGSALLKERLEGKIEVDFDTARRLFTLICALHRRGA
- a CDS encoding low molecular weight phosphatase family protein; translation: MSAARGQGPAVVFVCGRNSVRSPMAEALWKKTFGPDTPSTSCGVSPAGYPDGFMVSVMSEIGIDLSRFGCRTLDEVADAPCELVICLAAEAEPDAKALARARGAQYQRWQVSDPAMQEGHHGERLEAFRISRDAIAARIERFARERRA